Within the Catalinimonas niigatensis genome, the region CGGCTTTTTTATGGGCCTGTAGTTTCTCTGCTTCCGCCATCACCTCAATGGTAGGGCCCAGCAGAGACAAACCTTCCTCGCTGATCTCCTGGTAGGTAATCTTTTTCACAAAGCTATCCAGAGATACGCCACTATAAGATTTTGCATAACCATTGGTAGGCAACGTATGGTTGGTACCCGACGCATAATCTCCGGCAGACTCTGGCGTATAATGACCCAGAAAAACCGATCCGGCATTGACAATGCTGTCCATGATCTCCCGGGGAGCTTCGGTCGCAATGATCAGGTGTTCCGCTCCATATTCATTGAGCAGGTCAATGCTATCTTTGGTAGATTTCATGATACAGACCACACTATTCTCCAGGGCTGCTTCGGCAAAATCCCGACGGGGAAGCATGCTTATTTGTTTGCTGATTTCCTTCTGTACTTTTTCTACCAGACTCTTTTCTGTAGTCACCAGCAGTACCTGACTGTCAGCTCCGTGCTCAGCCTGCGAAAGCAAGTCGGCGGCCACAAAGGCAGGGTTGGCGGTCTTATCAGCATATACTGCTACCTCTGACGGACCGGCAGGCATATCTATAGATACACCCTTCTGACTTACAATTTGCTTGGCTACCGTCACGTACTGATTACCGGGACCAAAGATCTTATGCACTTTGGGGATGGTTTTGGTGCCGTAAGTCATAGCGGCGATGGCCTGTGCTCCCCCTACTTTACATATTTTCTCAATGCCTACCAGCTTGGCAGTATACAGAATAGCGGGATGCAGCTTGCCCTCACGGTTAGGTGGGCTGCACAATACAATCTCTTTGCAACCGGCAATTTTAGCAGGAACACCCAGCATCAGCACCGAAGAGAACAGAGGAGCAGTACCTCCCGGAATATAAAGCCCTACTTTCTGAATGGCTACACTCTTGCGCATACACATTACGCCCGGCATGGTTTGTACTGCAATAGGTTCCTCCCGCTGTGCAGTATGAAAAGCTTCAATATTATGGTAAGCCGTTTGAATTGCTGTTTTAAGTTCACTGCTCACTTGTTTTTCGGCCTTGCTGATCTCTGCTTTGGTGACTTCTATTTTGTCCAGTTCAGCATGGTCGTATTCCAGGGCAAATTGTTTAAGGGCACGGTCGCCTTTCTTTTTCACCTTTTTGATGATCGGCTTTACGATCTTCTCAATTTTCTTAAAATTCTGAGACGGACGAGTCAGTATGGCTTCCCAGTCCTTTCGGGGTGGGTTCGTATATATATGCATCAGAGTATCATTTTTTCTATGGGTACAACTAAAATCCCTTCTGCTCCGGCAGCTTTGAGTTGTTCTATCACATCCCAAAACTCATCTTCTTTAATAACAGAATGAACGGAATTCCAGCCGGACATGGCCAGAGGTAGTACAGTCGGGCTACGCATGCCCGGCAGTATCTCTATGATGCGTTCTGTTTTATCCACAGGTGCATTAAGCAATACATATTTGTTGTTACTGCCCTTCTGCACAGCGTTGATGCGGAAGATCAGCTGATCCAATGCCTTAAGGCGTTCGGGAGTGATGCTCTTGTGGCCGATCAGTACGGCCTCAGACTTCAGGATGGTTTCTACTTCCTTCAGACCATTGCTGAGCAATGTGCTTCCTGAGCTTACGATATCACACACTGCTTCGGCAAGACCGATGCTGGGCGCAATCTCTACCGAACCACTGATCTCATGTAAATGCGCTGTGATCCCATTTTCAGTAAGGAAACGTTTCAGGATGACAGGATAAGAGGTTGCAATATTTACTCCCTCAAAATCCTGAAGTCCTTTGTATTCTTTATCCCGGGCAATCGCCAGGGACAAACGGCATTTTGAAAAGCCCAGTCTTTTGATGAGGCTCACGTCCTTACCTTTTTCCAGCATCACATTCTCTCCTACAATACCGATATCTGCTACGCCATCTTCTACATAGCCGGGAATGTCATCATCCCGCAAAAAGAGAAATTCGGCAGGAAATGTATGTGAAACAGCTTTGAGGTTGCCTTTACCATTGTTGAAATGTATTCCGCACTCTTTGATTAGCTGTATGGAACTATCACTCAGTCGTCCTGACTTTTGCACCGCGATGCGTATTCTGTCTTTCATGAAAATCTATAGTGAAATTGAAAAAAGGATTGATGATGCGCTGGAGGGCAAGCCTCTACACATAATGAAAATGGGCGATATGATGCCAATGGTATTGCATTAAACTCTGTTTCGGGAATATCCATTCAGGATACCATAAAAGTATTGCCTGCAAATATATAAAATGATGCTGATTCGCCACGGAATTCATTAAGTATTCTGAGCATCTATTCCAATAGAAACAAAAGGTAGGGTAAAAAAGTCTTTTTGTAACAGATTTCATTAGGCTGATGTTCTTCAGCTTTTCATGTATTTATGTTTAATTTAGAAGTTGGAAGTTGGAAGAGGGGAGATGGAAGTAGGAGGAATGTACGTCCCTGGTATAGGTTGACCGCTATTAAAGCGGAAAAGTATGAAATCAAACTTAAGAAGTATTCGTAAGCACCGATGTTATTCGCAAGAATTTAAACGGCAAATTGTTAAAGAATTTGAGAGTGGTAAATACAGTGTGGTACAATTGGAAAGGCTGTATGGCATTCACAATCAGAGTATCTATGATTGGATCTACAAATATTCTAACTTTAATGAAAAAGGATACAGAATAGTGGAAAAGAAAGCAAGTAGTACTCTGAAGGTCAAAGCCCTTGAAGCCCGTATTAAGGAGCTAGAAGGCATAGTTGGCCGTAAACAAATCAGTATAGAATACTTGGAAAAGATGATTGATCTGGCCAAGGATGAATTGGGTATAGACATTAAAAAAAACTACAATACTCAACCATCCACTGGTTCAGGCAACAGCAAGAAAGGGGGTTCAGCATGAATATGTTGTATCAAGTAATAGGCATCAGTAAGCAAGCTGTTCACCAATATGATAAACGGCAAGCTATCTTTGATGAACAAGTAAGACAGCTAATTTTAGAAGCGGACGAGTTGCGAGCAGAGCACCCAGGCTGCGGGGTAGAAAAGATGCACTATACGTTAGCACCGGACTTTATAGGCCGAGACCGTTTTGTAGCCCTGATGATGCAATTAGGATATCGTCTCAAAAGAAAGAAAAACTACAAGCGTACTACGATAACCTCTAAGGTTTACTACCCCAACCTGATCAAAGGCATGCCGGTGGTTGCCCCGTCAATTGTCTGGCAGTCTGACATCACATATATTCTGATAGGGGAATTATATTACTACGCTGTTTTCATTATTGATGTGTATACCAAAAAGGTAGTAGGTTATCAAGTCTCTGAGCATATGCGTGCAACAGCTAACTTGGCTGCACTCAAGATGGCCTTAAAAGATCACAAAGCTCCTAAATTCCATCACTCGGACCGAGGCAGTCAATATACCTACAACGAGTATGTGGATACCTTAAAAGCCCTTGGATGTAAATTGAGCATGTGTGTATCCGCTCAGGATAATGCCTATGCAGAGCGTATAAATCGGACTATTAAAGAAGAGTACCTGGATCACTGGAAGCCAATAAGTTTTCAGCAATTGAAACGTTGCACAAAAAAAGCGGTAAACCATTATAATAAAGACAGGCCACATGACAACATCTATAGAATGAGTCCGCTAACATTTGAAAACTATTGGGAGAGGTTAACACCTGAGCAAAGACCAATTACTACTATATTTAACAATGAAATTAATGTCTAAACCGGTCAACGCTATTCAGGGATGTTCACTGAAGCAACTTCCCACTTCCATCTCCCCGCTTCTAGCCCAGCATCATTTTATGATTTGACTAAACAGTAATCTTCATGCCAAGATATTCTCCTATAGACCCTACACTATTTATAGAAAACAGAAAAAGACTGGCAAACCAATTACATTCCTGCTCACTGGCGGTACTCAACAGCAATGATGTGATGCCCACCAATGCTGACGGTAGTATGCGTTTTGTTCAGAATAGCGACCTTTTTTACCTTACAGGGATAGATCAGGAAGAAAGTGTGCTTGTCATGTTTCCTGATTTTCCCAATGAGGACTATCGCGAAATCCTTTTTCTTAAAGAGACCAGCGAAGAGATCGCCATTTGGGAAGGACATAAGTATACCAAAGATGAAGCACGTGAAGTTTCCGGTGTGCAGACAATTCTTTGGTTATCACAGTTTGAGCGCATATTCAATATGTTGATGACTGAGGCTAATCATGTGTATCTCAACACCAATGAACATATACGGGCTGATGTAAAAGTAGAAACCCGTGATATGCGCTTTGTCAAACGGTGCCAGCAGCAGTATCCACTGCACAGGTATGAACGTCTGGCGCCTCATATGTATTACCTGAGAGCCGTCAAGTCTGAAGAAGAACTTAAAGTGATGCAGGAAGCCTGTGATATTACAGAAAAAGGATTTCGCAGGATACTAAAGTTTGTAAAACCCGGTGTGATGGAGTACGAAATTGAAGCAGAGTACCTCCATGAATTCGTCAGGAACCGCTCGCGTGGTTTTGCGTATGAACCCATCGTAGCATCCGGTAAGAACGCCTGTGTTTTACATTATATCGCCAATAGTGAGGCATGTGGTGATGGAGATTTGCTGCTGATGGATGTAGGGGCAGAGTATGGCAACTACAATGCCGATATGACCCGAACCATTCCTGTCAACGGAAGATTTACTGAGCGACAGAAAAAAGTGTACAATGCAGTGCTTCATGTACAGCGGGAGGCGATGAAGATGCTTCGTTCCGGCAATGTGATCCGGGAATATCAGAAAGAAGTAGAGCGTATCATGGAGAGCGAACTGATTGGGCTAGGCTTGTTGGATAAGCAGGATGTGAAAAAGCAAAATCCTAAACAGCCACTGCTGAAGAAGTATTTCATGCACGGTACCTCGCATCATCTGGGCCTGGATGTACATGATGTAGGCAATGTGCACCGTAACTTTGAGCCGGGCATGGTCTTCACCATTGAGCCGGGCATTTATATCCGGGAGGAAAGTATCGGTATACGACTGGAAAATAATGTAGTCATCCGCGAAAGTGGCGTCCATGATCTGATGACCAACATTCCTATAGAAGCAGAAGAGATTGAGGAATTGATGAATAGATGAGGTAGTATGGTGTTATACTTCTGGGTGTTAAGATAGGAAAGATCAGTACGAAAACCATAACACCATTTGGTCGCGACCAAAACTACAGCACTTTGCTAACCGTGGGTAGGGCTGGAAGGTTTAGTTGGGCCTACCTGCCCTTTGACTTCAGCTCTCTTGCTTGTACCTTTTTTCGTTTCTATCTTCACTTCGCTCTCTTCCCAGGCAGGCTCTTCCTTCTTTTCGTAATGGTCAAAGGCAATATACAAACCTTGTAGTACTTCTGCGGAGGTATCAAATAATGCCTTTGCCTGTGGATCGTCAAGGCTCAATATATCTTCTCTCAGTTGCCTTTGTAGGTCTTCCAGTTTCAATTTGATTTCCTGAATGTGATGATCACTCGCCATAATAGTTGAATTCTGAGTTAAATGTTTATGTGTCAACTTTATAGCATGCCGGAATGTTAGAAATCTAAGCAGGTAAAATAATACTGAGTATTTCTCTTTCAGCTTTTACCCTTCCTGGCAGCGCTTCTGTCGGAGTTTTTATCAGATGCAAGGCCAATTCCTTTGCCCTCAAAGCTTGTAACAGGTAAAAGCGGAATATTCTCAGTAGGATTGAAGAGAGGTTTAAAAAAGAAATGTAGGTTCAATCTTGTATCTATTCAAAGTTGAAGGTGTCAGGCTTGCGTACGTTAAAATCCAGAAGTCTCGGCACAGGGATTCCGGATATGCTGATTTTAAAAGCGGATTCACCTATTGGAGGAGCAGGGTACCCTGCTAACCTGAGTTCAAAAGTTTTGAACGCCAGTCTGTCGTTTCTGATTCTGAAACCAATACCATAGCCTTGGTAAAAGCGTCCTTCCAACAATGTTTCATCCCTTTGGGCTATCGTACCAGCATCAGCAAAGACAAAAGTAGCCATTCTGAAGCTGTAAAAATTATAAGGAAGATAGGCTACTGTCTCCAGGCTGAAGGCAAGACGCTGATATCCGAACATTCTGTAGCTACTCAGGCCGCGGATACCTTCCTCGTCGTTCAGGCTGATCATATTTTCCCAGAAGTTTTCTTTGTCTATTGGCTGTATGCCCTGTGAGTAATCTGCATTGAAAAAAAGACGATAGGTAGTACGTTTCCAGAGGATAGGATAACTGAAAGTATTGGCAGTAAATTGTAATACGCCATCTTCCATTTGCTTATTGTACCAATAACCTCCCAGCCTGAACCCGGCAGAAAGATAACCGACAGGAGGGATATACTTTCCCTTCGCCAGCCTTATCCCGGTAAAAAAGCGATTGTAAAACTCACCTTTTTCCGGTCCCAGCACGATTTCAGCAGTCTCGCCTAGCGGGATATCTTCTGTAATACCATAGCCATAGACTTGCCTCTCGGTCGTAAAGTTACTTCTGGAAAATCCCAGGCTCATCAGAAATAAATGACGGTTATGGAAAGCTTTGTAGACATCATTTGTTACCGGAGGACGTTCCGTATATTTCTTATGATGATAGC harbors:
- a CDS encoding aminopeptidase P family protein; amino-acid sequence: MPRYSPIDPTLFIENRKRLANQLHSCSLAVLNSNDVMPTNADGSMRFVQNSDLFYLTGIDQEESVLVMFPDFPNEDYREILFLKETSEEIAIWEGHKYTKDEAREVSGVQTILWLSQFERIFNMLMTEANHVYLNTNEHIRADVKVETRDMRFVKRCQQQYPLHRYERLAPHMYYLRAVKSEEELKVMQEACDITEKGFRRILKFVKPGVMEYEIEAEYLHEFVRNRSRGFAYEPIVASGKNACVLHYIANSEACGDGDLLLMDVGAEYGNYNADMTRTIPVNGRFTERQKKVYNAVLHVQREAMKMLRSGNVIREYQKEVERIMESELIGLGLLDKQDVKKQNPKQPLLKKYFMHGTSHHLGLDVHDVGNVHRNFEPGMVFTIEPGIYIREESIGIRLENNVVIRESGVHDLMTNIPIEAEEIEELMNR
- the hisD gene encoding histidinol dehydrogenase, translating into MHIYTNPPRKDWEAILTRPSQNFKKIEKIVKPIIKKVKKKGDRALKQFALEYDHAELDKIEVTKAEISKAEKQVSSELKTAIQTAYHNIEAFHTAQREEPIAVQTMPGVMCMRKSVAIQKVGLYIPGGTAPLFSSVLMLGVPAKIAGCKEIVLCSPPNREGKLHPAILYTAKLVGIEKICKVGGAQAIAAMTYGTKTIPKVHKIFGPGNQYVTVAKQIVSQKGVSIDMPAGPSEVAVYADKTANPAFVAADLLSQAEHGADSQVLLVTTEKSLVEKVQKEISKQISMLPRRDFAEAALENSVVCIMKSTKDSIDLLNEYGAEHLIIATEAPREIMDSIVNAGSVFLGHYTPESAGDYASGTNHTLPTNGYAKSYSGVSLDSFVKKITYQEISEEGLSLLGPTIEVMAEAEKLQAHKKAVSLRLAEILSKKPELQKK
- the hisG gene encoding ATP phosphoribosyltransferase, with the protein product MKDRIRIAVQKSGRLSDSSIQLIKECGIHFNNGKGNLKAVSHTFPAEFLFLRDDDIPGYVEDGVADIGIVGENVMLEKGKDVSLIKRLGFSKCRLSLAIARDKEYKGLQDFEGVNIATSYPVILKRFLTENGITAHLHEISGSVEIAPSIGLAEAVCDIVSSGSTLLSNGLKEVETILKSEAVLIGHKSITPERLKALDQLIFRINAVQKGSNNKYVLLNAPVDKTERIIEILPGMRSPTVLPLAMSGWNSVHSVIKEDEFWDVIEQLKAAGAEGILVVPIEKMIL
- a CDS encoding transposase, which codes for MKSNLRSIRKHRCYSQEFKRQIVKEFESGKYSVVQLERLYGIHNQSIYDWIYKYSNFNEKGYRIVEKKASSTLKVKALEARIKELEGIVGRKQISIEYLEKMIDLAKDELGIDIKKNYNTQPSTGSGNSKKGGSA
- a CDS encoding IS3 family transposase; its protein translation is MNMLYQVIGISKQAVHQYDKRQAIFDEQVRQLILEADELRAEHPGCGVEKMHYTLAPDFIGRDRFVALMMQLGYRLKRKKNYKRTTITSKVYYPNLIKGMPVVAPSIVWQSDITYILIGELYYYAVFIIDVYTKKVVGYQVSEHMRATANLAALKMALKDHKAPKFHHSDRGSQYTYNEYVDTLKALGCKLSMCVSAQDNAYAERINRTIKEEYLDHWKPISFQQLKRCTKKAVNHYNKDRPHDNIYRMSPLTFENYWERLTPEQRPITTIFNNEINV